The Fundulus heteroclitus isolate FHET01 unplaced genomic scaffold, MU-UCD_Fhet_4.1 scaffold_44, whole genome shotgun sequence genome includes a region encoding these proteins:
- the srsf7a gene encoding serine and arginine rich splicing factor 7a isoform X1: protein MSYYSSSRSSSRATDCKVYVGDLGNGAAKGELERAFSYYGPLRTVWVARNPPGFAFVEFEDPRDAEDAVKGMDGKILCGSRVRVEMSTGMSRKGRGRPSRRQFDPNDRCYQCGDRGHYAYDCYRYSKRGRRSSRSRSRSRSRSRSRSRGRRYRSQSRSRSRSYSRSRRRSPSYSRRRSRSGSPARSKSRTSVRSRSRSRSRSGSAPRGRSASRSRSRSPSANHKRASVWWELSAAQTPPLIPGPGSASWRCARPAGG from the exons ATGTCCTACTATTCGTCGTCCCGCAGCTCGTCCCGGGCCACCGACTGTAAAGTTTACGTCGGAGACCTCGGTAATGGCGCCGCCAAGGGGGAGCTGGAGCGCGCCTTCAGTTATTACGGCCCGCTGAGGACCGTGTGGGTGGCCAGGAACCCCCCCGGCTTCGCCTTCGTAGAGTTTGAGGACCCCCGAGATGCAGAAGATGCTGTGAAAGGCATGGATGGAAA GATCCTGTGTGGTTCCCGTGTTCGCGTGGAGATGTCCACAGGAATGTCCCGGAAGGGCCGCGGGCGCCCCAGCCGGCGGCAGTTCGACCCCAACGACCGGTGCTACCAGTGCGGGGACCGGGGCCACTACGCCTACGACTGCTACCGCTACAGCAAGAGAGGCCGGCGCAGCAGCAG GTCTCGCTCCAGGTCCCGGTCCcgctccaggtccagatctcGTGGCCGGCGCTACCGCTCTCAGTCCCGCAGCCGTAGCCGCAGCTACAGCAG GAGCCGCCGCAGATCTCCATCATACTCCAGACGCAGAAGCAG GTCTGGGTCCCCAGCTCGCTCCAAGTCCAGGACCTCTGTGAGAAG TCGCTCTAGGTCCCGGTCTCGATCCGGCTCTGCTCCCAGGGGCCGCTCTGCGTCCCGCTCCCGCTCTCGCTCACCATCTGCTAACCACAAGAGAGCCAG cgTGTGGTGGGAGCTGAGCGCTGCACAGACACCGCCGCTGATCCCAGGCCCAGGGTCTGCCAGCTGGCGGTGTGCACGTCCTGCGGGAGGGTGA
- the srsf7a gene encoding serine and arginine rich splicing factor 7a isoform X2, with translation MSYYSSSRSSSRATDCKVYVGDLGNGAAKGELERAFSYYGPLRTVWVARNPPGFAFVEFEDPRDAEDAVKGMDGKILCGSRVRVEMSTGMSRKGRGRPSRRQFDPNDRCYQCGDRGHYAYDCYRYSKRGRRSSRSRSRSRSRSRSRSRGRRYRSQSRSRSRSYSRSRRRSPSYSRRRSRSGSPARSKSRTSVRSRSRSRSRSGSAPRGRSASRSRSRSPSANHKRASRSRSASPHRSPTPADD, from the exons ATGTCCTACTATTCGTCGTCCCGCAGCTCGTCCCGGGCCACCGACTGTAAAGTTTACGTCGGAGACCTCGGTAATGGCGCCGCCAAGGGGGAGCTGGAGCGCGCCTTCAGTTATTACGGCCCGCTGAGGACCGTGTGGGTGGCCAGGAACCCCCCCGGCTTCGCCTTCGTAGAGTTTGAGGACCCCCGAGATGCAGAAGATGCTGTGAAAGGCATGGATGGAAA GATCCTGTGTGGTTCCCGTGTTCGCGTGGAGATGTCCACAGGAATGTCCCGGAAGGGCCGCGGGCGCCCCAGCCGGCGGCAGTTCGACCCCAACGACCGGTGCTACCAGTGCGGGGACCGGGGCCACTACGCCTACGACTGCTACCGCTACAGCAAGAGAGGCCGGCGCAGCAGCAG GTCTCGCTCCAGGTCCCGGTCCcgctccaggtccagatctcGTGGCCGGCGCTACCGCTCTCAGTCCCGCAGCCGTAGCCGCAGCTACAGCAG GAGCCGCCGCAGATCTCCATCATACTCCAGACGCAGAAGCAG GTCTGGGTCCCCAGCTCGCTCCAAGTCCAGGACCTCTGTGAGAAG TCGCTCTAGGTCCCGGTCTCGATCCGGCTCTGCTCCCAGGGGCCGCTCTGCGTCCCGCTCCCGCTCTCGCTCACCATCTGCTAACCACAAGAGAGCCAG TCGCTCCCGCTCAGCGAGTCCACACCGAAGCCCCACGCCTGCAGACGACTGA